The following coding sequences are from one Rutidosis leptorrhynchoides isolate AG116_Rl617_1_P2 chromosome 11, CSIRO_AGI_Rlap_v1, whole genome shotgun sequence window:
- the LOC139877501 gene encoding GATA transcription factor 12-like: METPEFFNESEKRHSTDHFIIDDLLNFPNDDIVNVDVTYDDSSVVTTAVDSCNSSGDGGYRSVTDNNQFSHDFCVPYDDMAHELEWLSNFEEESFSTEDMEKLQLISGVKARPDSGSETKKFYHEPNNQANNSIFNKEMMVPGKARTKRSRAAPCKWTSRLLALSQPSMAPTVTMSSESESSSIGKKTMKVPSKKKEVYDHESNNVEGRRCLHCATDKTPQWRTGPLGPKTLCNACGVRYKSGRLVPEYRPAASPTFVLAKHSNSHRKVLELRRQKEMLNAHQHTYFHHQNKMFDVPKGDDYLIHQHLGPDYRQII, translated from the exons ATGGAAACCCCTGAATTTTTCAATGAATCCGAAAAACGACACTCCACCGATCATTTCATCATCGACGACCTTCTCAATTTTCCTAACGATGATATTGTCAATGTCGACGTAACTTATGATGATTCGTCGGTTGTTACTACCGCCGTTGACAGCTGTAACTCCTCCGGTGATGGTGGTTACCGGAGTGTTACCGACAACAACCAATTCTCTCACGACTTTTGTGTCCCG TATGATGATATGGCTCATGAACTCGAATGGCTATCAAATTTTGAGGAGGAATCATTTTCAACCGAAGACATGGAGAAGCTTCAATTGATATCCGGAGTCAAAGCCCGACCCGATAGTGGATCCGAGACCAAAAAATTCTATCATGAGCCCAATAATCAGGCAAATAACTCAATCTTTAACAAGGAAATGATGGTCCCAGGAAAGGCTCGAACCAAACGTTCTCGTGCCGCACCATGCAAATGGACTTCTCGGCTTCTCGCACTCTCTCAACCTTCAATGGCTCCCACCGTTACCATGTCATCAGAATCGGAATCAAGTTCAATTGGCAAGAAAACGATGAAAGTTCCTTCGAAGAAAAAGGAAGTTTATGATCACGAATCTAATAATGTTGAAGGGCGAAGATGTTTGCATTGTGCAACTGATAAGACTCCACAATGGCGTACTGGACCATTAGGTCCAAAAACGCTTTGTAATGCTTGTGGTGTTCGTTATAAGTCTGGTCGCCTTGTCCCTGAGTATAGACCGGCAGCTAGCCCTACGTTTGTTTTAGCTAAACATTCAAATTCTCACCGAAAGGTACTTGAGTTAAGAAGGCAAAAGGAGATGCTAAATGCACATCAACATACATATTTTCATCATCAAAATAAGATGTTTGATGTGCCTAAAGGAGATGACTATTTGATCCATCAACATCTTGGTCCGGATTATCGACAGATTATATAA